A single region of the Arthrobacter sp. zg-Y20 genome encodes:
- a CDS encoding type IV toxin-antitoxin system AbiEi family antitoxin domain-containing protein has translation MDPELIFTADAEAFGTDRRSLALRCRAGQLVRLRPGVYAQADQWRNLSPWEQQRLRVRAAAEQGDGQRILIQESAAVMWGLPVIGNSRGVLLLSVPPRHGHNRGELRWAERALLEPVTTLDGVPLTSRAQTVIDMAAYLPFEQAVPAMDRVLRPDPARFALTKDELRGLARALPAAGKQAKAQRVIDFADARSESAGESYSRAVLHRQGFPVPELQHEFHTSAGRFRTDFYWKEHGLVGEFDGAVKYGAAGSALAPSWDTLMREKRREDAIRETGAAVIRWSWRDVGRPPQHPESMAWRLARAGLPQSRRRH, from the coding sequence ATGGACCCGGAGCTCATTTTCACAGCCGACGCCGAAGCTTTCGGAACGGACCGGCGATCCCTGGCCCTGCGCTGCCGTGCAGGCCAACTCGTCCGGCTCCGTCCCGGCGTCTATGCGCAGGCAGACCAATGGCGGAATCTCTCCCCTTGGGAACAGCAACGGTTACGCGTCCGGGCAGCCGCGGAACAGGGTGACGGGCAACGGATTCTGATTCAGGAATCCGCCGCCGTTATGTGGGGGCTGCCCGTGATTGGCAATTCACGCGGAGTTCTGCTGCTGTCCGTACCGCCCAGGCATGGGCATAACCGTGGCGAACTCCGCTGGGCCGAACGTGCACTGTTGGAGCCGGTCACCACCCTGGACGGTGTGCCCCTGACTTCGAGGGCACAGACCGTAATAGACATGGCCGCCTACCTCCCCTTTGAGCAGGCTGTTCCGGCCATGGACCGGGTACTGCGTCCGGATCCTGCGCGGTTTGCCCTCACGAAGGATGAGCTGCGGGGATTGGCCCGGGCGCTGCCCGCCGCTGGAAAGCAGGCAAAAGCACAGCGGGTCATTGATTTTGCCGACGCACGCTCCGAGTCGGCAGGGGAATCATACTCGCGCGCAGTACTGCACCGGCAGGGTTTTCCCGTTCCGGAACTCCAGCACGAATTCCACACTTCAGCAGGACGTTTCCGGACCGACTTCTATTGGAAAGAACACGGTCTCGTAGGCGAGTTCGACGGCGCGGTGAAATACGGGGCCGCCGGCTCAGCTCTCGCGCCGTCCTGGGACACCCTGATGCGGGAAAAGCGCCGGGAAGACGCTATTCGGGAAACGGGCGCCGCCGTTATCCGCTGGTCCTGGCGTGACGTGGGCAGACCTCCGCAGCACCCGGAGTCCATGGCATGGCGACTGGCCCGGGCCGGGTTGCCCCAATCCCGCCGCAGGCACTGA
- a CDS encoding alpha/beta hydrolase has protein sequence MERITAPDGVQICVQLEGAGDQPPVLVLPGGPCRDPAYLVGLAGLAAVRPLAVLHPRGTPATGGLSRGWWNDAADAIAVADALGLPGFDILAHSAGTRLALAAAAQFPGRVRSMALVTPAAAWLTGAVHDGPDLAARRSEPLVDAALTSMSGVQPGTEDEFQHALKVEAPAGYARWAAPERQHSCVGTMTLAAASAWFNRIPGDAAARILASPQPPTLVVGGQEDILSGVGPVRAYANALGAELAFLPDCGHYPWIEQPEAFVRIMEGWLRIPAAG, from the coding sequence ATGGAAAGAATCACGGCACCGGATGGTGTGCAGATATGCGTGCAACTCGAAGGCGCCGGTGACCAGCCGCCTGTTCTGGTGCTTCCGGGCGGACCGTGCCGCGACCCGGCCTACCTTGTGGGCCTGGCCGGGCTGGCTGCCGTGCGTCCGCTTGCCGTTCTCCATCCCCGGGGAACCCCCGCGACCGGTGGACTGTCCCGCGGTTGGTGGAATGACGCGGCGGACGCCATCGCGGTTGCCGATGCGCTGGGCCTGCCCGGCTTCGATATCCTCGCCCACTCTGCAGGGACGCGCCTGGCCCTGGCGGCCGCTGCGCAGTTCCCCGGACGCGTCCGCTCAATGGCCCTGGTCACTCCAGCCGCAGCCTGGCTAACCGGCGCGGTGCACGACGGCCCTGATCTTGCCGCCCGCCGGTCCGAGCCGCTGGTCGACGCAGCCCTCACCTCGATGTCCGGGGTGCAGCCCGGCACGGAGGATGAGTTCCAGCATGCCCTGAAGGTGGAGGCCCCCGCCGGATATGCCCGCTGGGCAGCACCGGAGCGGCAGCACTCCTGCGTCGGGACGATGACCCTCGCCGCAGCATCGGCCTGGTTCAACCGGATCCCCGGCGACGCCGCCGCCCGGATCCTTGCCTCGCCGCAGCCGCCCACCTTGGTGGTGGGCGGCCAAGAGGACATCCTCTCCGGCGTCGGACCCGTCCGCGCGTATGCCAATGCCCTCGGCGCCGAGCTCGCATTCCTGCCCGACTGCGGACACTACCCCTGGATCGAGCAACCTGAAGCCTTCGTCCGGATCATGGAGGGCTGGCTGCGGATTCCCGCTGCCGGTTAG
- a CDS encoding sugar-binding domain-containing protein produces MASGDGDTVALLTAWGSALDPDAVLQEYPRPQLVRDSYLNLNGYWQYAVTPAAAQQPPDTWEGQILVPFSPEAPLSGVGRQLQPDQALWYRRTVRLPEGFAGERVLLHFGAVDQSCTVTVNGIPVGGHVGGYLPFTLDVTDALVPEGESGQSGQEIVVRVRDVSDTGHHSRGKQKLDRGGIWYTAQSGIWQTVWLESVPRISVGRLALVPDLESVDIKVLLDGGAGPCAGEGGSVDVSEGRGPDLTALVTLSAGGRTVAEAAVVPGVPSRIRVPDPHLWTPDDPFLYDVEVRLLDGGREVDRVQSYTGLRTVGMGPDAKGRQRLLLNDRPYFHAGLLDQGYWPDGLYTAPSDAALASDIRRAKDLGFTMLRKHIKIEPLRWYYHCDRLGILVWQDLVNGGSTYRNSVIRPPAAGAPHRSDDAYLVFGRDDEQGRQEFLAELRGTVELLQNAVSLAVWVPFNEGWGQFDANAAAHLLRRLDPTRTIDHASGWHDQGGGDLKSVHVYVVPFRLRKGWLRGGRAVVLSEYGGYSLRIPGHTFNAKEHGYRSFRSRAALKRAYRRLMLRQIEPAVARGLAATVYTQLTDVEDEDNGLLTYDRAVLKIDAGTVRELNARLIRAACS; encoded by the coding sequence ATGGCATCTGGAGATGGAGACACTGTGGCACTGCTGACCGCCTGGGGATCGGCCCTGGACCCGGACGCGGTGCTCCAGGAATACCCGCGCCCGCAGCTGGTCCGGGACAGCTACCTCAACCTCAACGGGTACTGGCAGTACGCCGTAACCCCCGCCGCGGCGCAGCAGCCGCCGGACACATGGGAGGGGCAGATCCTGGTGCCCTTTTCTCCGGAGGCCCCGTTGTCCGGCGTCGGCCGCCAGTTGCAGCCCGACCAGGCGCTTTGGTACCGCCGGACGGTCCGGCTGCCCGAGGGGTTCGCCGGCGAGCGGGTGCTGCTGCACTTCGGTGCCGTGGACCAGAGCTGCACGGTGACGGTTAACGGGATACCGGTGGGCGGCCACGTGGGCGGCTACCTGCCGTTCACGCTGGACGTCACCGATGCCCTGGTCCCGGAAGGGGAGTCCGGGCAGTCCGGGCAGGAAATTGTGGTCCGGGTCCGGGATGTCAGCGACACCGGTCACCACAGCCGCGGCAAGCAAAAGCTGGACCGCGGCGGGATCTGGTACACCGCCCAGTCCGGCATCTGGCAAACCGTGTGGCTGGAATCGGTGCCGCGGATCAGCGTTGGGCGGCTGGCGCTGGTCCCCGACCTCGAGTCTGTGGACATCAAGGTGCTGCTCGACGGCGGTGCCGGGCCGTGTGCAGGGGAAGGCGGATCGGTGGACGTTTCGGAAGGCCGAGGCCCGGACCTGACCGCCCTCGTTACCCTCTCCGCCGGCGGACGCACCGTGGCCGAGGCCGCCGTCGTACCCGGTGTGCCCTCGCGTATCCGAGTGCCGGACCCGCACCTGTGGACCCCCGATGACCCGTTCCTGTACGACGTTGAGGTGCGGCTGCTCGACGGCGGCCGCGAAGTGGACCGGGTGCAAAGCTACACCGGGCTGCGGACCGTCGGCATGGGACCCGACGCGAAGGGGCGGCAGAGGCTGCTGCTCAACGACCGTCCGTACTTCCATGCCGGGCTGCTGGACCAGGGCTACTGGCCGGACGGGCTCTACACGGCGCCGTCGGACGCGGCGCTCGCCTCAGACATCCGCCGCGCCAAGGACCTGGGCTTCACCATGCTGCGCAAGCACATCAAGATTGAGCCGCTGCGCTGGTATTACCACTGCGACCGGCTGGGGATCCTGGTCTGGCAGGACCTGGTCAACGGCGGCAGCACCTACCGGAACTCGGTGATCAGGCCGCCGGCGGCCGGGGCGCCGCACCGCAGCGACGACGCGTACCTGGTCTTCGGACGGGACGACGAGCAGGGGCGCCAAGAGTTTCTGGCCGAACTGCGCGGCACCGTGGAACTGCTGCAGAACGCGGTATCCCTGGCCGTCTGGGTTCCGTTCAACGAGGGCTGGGGCCAGTTTGACGCCAATGCCGCCGCTCACCTGCTGCGCCGGCTGGACCCCACCCGCACCATCGACCACGCCAGCGGCTGGCATGACCAGGGCGGGGGAGACCTGAAGAGCGTGCACGTCTACGTGGTGCCGTTCCGGCTGCGGAAGGGCTGGCTGCGGGGCGGCCGCGCCGTCGTACTGTCCGAATACGGCGGCTACAGCCTGCGCATCCCGGGCCACACGTTCAACGCCAAGGAGCACGGTTACCGGAGCTTCCGGAGCCGCGCGGCTCTGAAACGGGCGTACCGGCGGCTGATGCTGCGGCAGATCGAACCCGCGGTGGCCCGCGGCCTGGCGGCCACGGTCTACACCCAGCTGACCGACGTCGAGGACGAGGACAACGGCCTGCTCACCTATGACCGGGCCGTGCTGAAGATCGATGCCGGCACGGTGCGGGAGCTCAACGCCCGGCTGATCCGCGCTGCGTGTTCCTAG